Below is a window of Ruegeria sp. THAF33 DNA.
CCTGATCCTTTCGTGGACCTGTTGCCCGCCAGCAGCGTGCAGTTGACGCCGCGCCATTACAGCTATCTGAAAATTTCCGAAGGCTGCAACCACAAGTGCAAGTTCTGCATCATCCCCGACATGCGCGGAAAACTGGCCAGCCGCCCGGCGCATGCGGTTCTGCGCGAGGCGGAAAAGCTGGTGCAAAACGGCGTGCGTGAGCTGCTGGTGATTTCGCAGGACACCTCGGCCTATGGCTTGGACCGGAAATACGACATCAACCCGTGGAAAGATGTTGATGTGCGCAGCCATATCACCGATCTGGCGCGCGAGTTGGGGCAGCTCGATGCCTGGGTTCGCCTGCATTACGTTTATCCCTACCCGCATGTGCGGGACCTGATTCCGCTGATGGCGGATGCCGGTTGCAACGTGCTGCCTTATCTGGATATCCCGTTTCAACACGCCCACCCGGATGTGCTGAAACGCATGGCCCGCCCGGCCGCGTCGGCCAGAACGCTGGATGAAATCAAGGCCTGGCGCGCGATCTGCCCGGATATCACCCTGCGGTCGACCTTTATCGTCGGCTATCCGGGTGAGACGGAGTCGGAATTCCAGACCCTGCTGGATTGGATGGACGAGGCGCAGTTGGAACGTGTCGGGTGTTTTCAATATGAAAACGTCGATGGCGCGCGGTCAAATGACCTGCCCGATCACGTCCCGGCAGAAATCAAGCAGGAACGCTGGGATCGCTTCATGGAAAAGGCACAGGCGATCTCGGAGGCCAAGTTGCGGGCAAAGGTCGGACAGACGCTTGAGGTGATCGTGGACGAGGTCGATCACGAGGCCGCCACCTGCCGCACCAAAGCAGACGCGCCCGAGATCGACGGCAACCTGTTCATCGATGAGGGGTTTGAAAACCTCAGGCCCGGTGACATCGTCACGGTCGAAGTGGACGAGGCCGGAGAATACGATTTGTGGGGCAAGCCTGTCTAAGGTCCGACACCGCGTCGAGCACACGGCATATGGGCAAAGCGTGAACCGAGTTTATTGGCCGAACACGCGGTCAGACCCGATCTTGGACTGAAAGCCAATCATGGAGGTTTTCATGTCTCGTATCTTCAAGCTTGGCCTGAATTGCGTGGTTTTCCTGATGGCCGCGCATTTCGTGGCCACCCCCGGTTACGCCCAGCCTACACAGGTCGGCTCTGCCGGATTCATTACGGTTGGCGGCAAACATCTAAGCTTTCACAAAAACGGCCGTCACAAGATAAACCGGTATTACGTGGCCCCGAAGGCCAAGTCACATGTCAAGCGGCCCAAGGCGCATATCAAAAAGCCGGCCCCGGTTTATCGATACACCGCTCCCAAACGGCGTGTCCTCGGGCATATCCCCTACAGGTCGGTCAAACGACAGAAATTCAAGTCATTCAAGTTCAAGCGTACCTACGGCTTCAAAAGGCACTAAACAGGGTTCACGCAACACGAAGAACGCAACCTGTCCGATAGCCGCGAAATCGCAGGCAAGAAAAAACCGCCACAACTGGTGACGGTTTTTCCCGAAAGCGTACAGGCGGTCCAGGTCCGGGCCGCCTGCGAATGGCTTACTGAGTGATTGGGTCACAGACCGTCTGGCCAGCCTCGGTTGTGGCCAATTGATAACCACCCGGACAGCTGGGTGTGCCGGCTTTGTCATAGCTGGGCTGAACGTAAACAGGTGTCGGTTCTTCCTGCTGCGCACAGGCAGTCAGGATCAGTGCAAATGCGCCAACGGCAGCGAGTTTCAGTTTCATGTCCGTCAATCCTTTATTACTTTTCTGATATTGCCCAGCTTTTCGGGGCCAAGTTAAGAATACGGGCTGAACGACAATCTGGCAACTGAATCGATCACGTCTTCGTGAGTCACAGCGAATCCATGCCAATCCAATGGCGCAATGATGTTCTTTGAGGCGTGAAACCTATTCTTCTGACTCCGGCGCCCTAAACTGTTGCAGCAAATTCAGCCAAAGACGGAGAAGCCATATGTCAAACGCGCCCATTGTTGCCCAGAAATCGCCATTTCCGGTCGAGGTCGTCGAAGGGAAAACCTATTTCTGGTGCGCCTGCGGCAAATCCAGCCGCCAGCCGTTTTGCGACGGATCGCACAAAGGCACCGGGTTAGAGCCTGTGAAATATACTGCGGAAAGCAGCAAAAAGGTCTTCTTTTGTGGCTGCAAACACAGTTCGAAACCGCCTTTGTGCGACGGAACGCACAACGGGCTTTGATCAGGTTTTCAACCCATTCAGTATCTCGGCATTGGGGCAAAAATCCGGGGCAGTGGTCGCTGTGCCCTGTTGCCGGGCAAGCCAAAACTCGCATTGCACATCACATCCGGCAGCGCGGCACCGTGTGACAAGCTCGGCGTATTTTTCGGGTGAAAGACGTCCTTCGGCCATCGCTTCGGTCATTGAAATGCCCATGCAGCGTGAAACCGAGCGTGTAAGCCAAAAGTGCTTTTCGATTTCCCCTAACGCGACCTGAGACATCAAGCGTTCTCCACCTGCTTGGTTTTGAGGGCTGCAAAGTATTTGCGATTCGGGCATGTCGACGGCGCCTGTTCAACCTGCTCACGCCGTTCCAACCATTCCGGGCAGTCCTTGGCCCAGGAACAGCCGCGACACTGCTGCACGATTTCAGCCCATTCTTCCTGTTTCAGATGACCTTTCCGATAGGCCGCGGCCAAGTCGGTTCCGGTTGCTTGCCCCATACGCAACACCAAGCGCAGATGGGTCATGATTTCGCCCAGATGTGTCATGGCAGACCTTTGTGTCAAGGCAGGAGATTGTGAAGCAATTCCTGATTTCGGCAGTATTCGGGCGTACGCCGAGCAGATCCGGGATCGTTCAGCAAACTTTTGCAGTGATCCGGGTTCGGGCAGTCGGTACAGCGCAAAACAGCATCAGAGATCTGGTCCACGGAAACGGAACCATCAATGGCGGCTTCCTCAAGATCAATGTCCAGCATTCTGGCCATATCGTCCACCAATCCGGCATGCAGCCGAAGGGTCTCGTGTGTGGGCATGCTGTTTCCTTTCGCTTTCACGCTGTGTCCAAAGGGTAGCGCATCCGCGAAGGCAAACATTGACTCAGGTCAAGATTGGACGCCGATGTGATCCAGATAGGCCCTCGTGGCATCCTGAACACGGCGAAAGCGGTCCCCGCCCAATTTCTTGCCCCCATACCAGCGCGTCACGACTATTAAGTGATTTTTCAGCCCGGCGCGTTCGATCATCCGAAGGATCACCATGCCCGCGCCGCTTTCCCCGTCGTCAGCTTTCAACGCGCCGGTCGGCAAAGTCGCAGCCCAGGTGTTGTGCGTGGCCTTGGCATAGCTCTTGTCGGATTTCAAATCGTTCAGAACCGCGTCGATTTCAGCCCGCGTCGTGACCTGCGCCCCAGACACCGCGTATTTCGAGCCGCGATCCGTCAGGACGACACCCAGGCATGTGAGTCGGCTCATTGGGACAAACCCAATTGCTCTGCTGTTTCCCGCACGATCTGCACACGTTGTGCATTTGGTGGGTGGGTTCCCAAAAACCTGTCACCGGGATCCGGGATGCGATCAAAGAACCTTGCCCCGACCAACGGATTGTATCCCGCATTATACGTGATGATGGTTCCCAACTGGTCTGCCTCCAGCTCAAAGTCTTTCACATAAGCCTGAACGCCGACCTGCGCGCCCAGCTTTTGCGCCTCTTCAATGGCGGCGGCGTCCCCGCCGCGCAACTCTGCCACCCGCCCGAACTCAGCCGCGCTGGCGCTGGCGATTTCACTCTGCCTGGCGATATGCCCCAACACGTGGTGCGCTGCTTCATGCCCCATGACAAACGCCAGTTCATCCGCGTTCTGGGTGGATTCGATCATCGAGCGGGTGAATATGATCACCGGCTGCTTGTTCTCATCCAGCGTCTGGAATGCATTGACCGAAGCCTGTGGGTTCAAGTCGACAAGAATCCGAAAGTCGCAATTCTGCCCGGTCGTCTGTTTCAGACACTGTCTGCGGGCTTCAGCCCCAACGGCCCGACTGACCTCTCGGAAGGTTTGCACCATCGGTTCGGCCTCAGGCTCATCCCCCAGCCATTCCTCGGCGGGTTGGACGCGCAAGGCCCCCTCTCCACATGCCGCAAGCAGCAGGGACAGCAATAAAACAAACCATCTGTGCATGTCATATCCTTTGAGACCGAATGGCCGTGATTTCAACATAGTACGACCGTACCGGCGAAACCACACCGCCGGTTCAACGAACGGCTTGCATTGCGCCCCGGCGGCTTGCACTCTGGCCTCATGTTTACGATTGAGCATGAATTCGACTCGACGGTCATTACGCTTGTGGACGAAGGCGAACAACCTTTGCAAGAAGATGTGGTGATCAACAATTTCGCGGAATGCGTCACGCTGGAACAACTTGATCCCCGCACCGATCAAGTACAGAAGATCACGTTGTCGCCCGAGCAGGTGCGGGATCTGGCGGCCGCGCTGGATCTGCCCGAAGGTGTTTATCAAATTCGCGAAACCGGACCTCAGGGGTCATAGGAAAACAGCTTGATCCGTGCGGCTTGCCCCTGCTTCAGCGTCAGGGTCGAGGGCGCGACGCCAAGACATTCTGCAAGCAGCAACTGCACGGCCCTGTTGGCCTTACCGTTTTCCGGCGGGGCCGTAACGGATACCTTGAACTGCCCGTCTTCGACGCTCACCCGATCGCGGGCCGCCTTGGGCGTCACCTTCAGTTTGAAAACGGCCCCGGCCTGCGCCATCGCGCTGAGATCCGGCAGATCGCGCAGTTTGGGTTTCGCCATTGTCTCCTCTTTTTTCTCAAAGTCTTGCACGAAGCACGTCGTAATGAAATTGATCCACGCAATCCATTGGCGTGCCCTTGAAACGGGCAGAATACCGACCAAGATACAGAGTCCCGATGTAAAGGAAGTTAACATATGTCCCTGAAAAACCCCGCCGCTCTGGAGTTTTTGCAGTCGCGCCGGTCCCGGCCGGCCAAGACACTGGTTGCTCCGGCCCCAACCCGGGAAGAGTTGCTGCCGTTGCTGACGGCCGCAGCCCGCAGCCCCGATCACGGCAAACTGGAGCCCTGGCGGTTTATCGTTCTGGAAAAGGGCGCCATGCCACGCCTGGCGACCCTGACCGAGGCCTGCGGACAAAGGCTGAACAAAAGCCCGGAAGACATCGCCAAGGCGCGCAGCCAGTTCGATATGGGGCATCTGGCCGTCGCGGTCATCGAGGTTCGCAAACAATCCGAAAAGATTCCGGCCATCGAACAATCCTACTCTGCTGGCGCGGTCTGTCTGGCGCTGCTGAATGCCGCGCTGGCTGCGGGCTGGGGCGCCAATTGGCTGTCGGGTTGGCAAACACATGATCGCGAATTCTGTGTCGATGCTTTCGGGCTTGCCGAAAACGAACGCGTGGCCGGTTTGATTCATATCGCCACCGAGGGAGCTACCCCGCCGGAACGCCCGCGGCCCGACGTGGCCGCGTTGACAGAGTGGGTTTCGGAATGATCATCCTGAACGCCTTTTTCAGCGCACTTGGCCAGACCGGAGACCCCAGGTTTCGCGCCGTATTGCTGCGCGGCGTGGGTCTGACCATTCTGCTGCTGGTTCTGGCCTGTGCAGGTGCGATCTGGTTGATCAACTGGCTGTCAGGCAGCGAAATCTCACTGCCGTTTGTGGGAGCTGTGCCGTGGCTGAACGACGTTCTGAACTATTCCGGTATCGTGCTCGTCCTGATCCTGCCCGTTTTTCTGATGGTGCCGGTCGCGTCGGCCATCACCTCGATCTTTCTGGACGAGGTGGCACAGGCGGTTGAGGACAAGCATTTTCCGGCGTTGCCACCCGCACGGCGCATCCCGGCCTCAGAGGCGCTTATGGACGGTCTCAGCTTCCTTGGCGTTCTGATTGTGGCAAACTTGCTGGCGCTGATCCTCTATGCGATTTTCACCCCGCTTGCGCCTTTCATCTTCTGGGCGATGAACGGATTTTTGCTGGGGCGTGAATACTTTACCCTTGCCGCGATGCGAAGGATCGGGCGCGACGGCGCGCGCAAGCTGCGGGCCAAACATTCAAAGACGATCTGGGTGGCTGGCACATTGATGGCCATTCCGCTTTCAGTGCCGCTGGTGAACCTGGTGATCCCGATCCTCGGGGCCGCCACGTTCACCCATATCTATCACGCCTTGTCAGGCCAAAAGGCCTGACGGGGATTACCTTGGCTCCAACTGGTTCAGCCAGTCGAAATCCCGCACCGAGATCACGCCCGACAGGATGATTCCGGCGATGATCGCCCACAGAACCACAGAGATACCGGTGGTGATCCACATCTTTCTTTTCATGTGATGCACTTCCGGCGCGCCCGCATGCGTGCCGGGAACGATGTCACCCAGATCGCCCTGGGTTTTGATGCGAATGGGCAGCACCACCAACAACGTCATGAACCAGATGACGGCGAACAACACCAGCGCGGCAGTAATGGTCATTTCAGGCCCTCCGGGGTTGGGGGTTATACCTGCTCCAGCTCGACCAGGCAGCCGTTGAAATCCTTGGGGTGCAGAAACAGAACCGGTTTACCATGCGCACCGATCTTGGGCTCACCTGATCCCAGAACACGGGCTCCGGTCGCTTTCAGATGATCACGGGCCGCGATGATATCCTCGACCTCGTAACATACATGGTGGATGCCGCCGGCCGGGTTCTTTTCCAAAAACCCGTTGATCGGGCTGTCGTCACCCAGCGGATACAGAAGTTCGATCTTGGTGTTGGGCAGTTCGATGAACACGACCGTGACACCATGATCCAGCTCGTCCTGCGGCGCGCCGACTTTGGCGCCCAGCGCGTTGCGGTATTGCTCGGACGCCGCCTCAAGATCCGGTACGGCGATGGCGACGTGGTTCAGACGTCCAATCATGTCTCACTCCTGCTGTCCTGCGTTGCATGGGTTATGGGGGCTGATCCGCCAAAGGACAAGTGCGCCAAATCGCGCGTTAACGTCGTGTTAGCCAGAAGTTCCTAGCGTGAAGCATCTGCTGCATAGGAGAGCTGCCATGGACGATTCGGGCCTACTTGCCACCACCACCGCCGCGCCCACCGCGACTCGACCCTTGCTGGGTCAGACCATATTGGTTGTCGAAGACAGCCGGTACGCTTGCGATGCCATCCGCCTGATGTGCCTACACAGCGGCGCGCGCATTCGCCGTGCGGATTGCCTGAAATCGGCCCGAAGGCACCTACAGATCTATCGGCCTTCGGTCATCCTGGTCGATATGGGCCTGCCGGACGGTTCCGGCGCCGACCTGATCGCCGAATTGGCCGAGGCCACGCCCCGTATCAGTGTCATCATGGGCCTTTCGGGCGATGACGGCAGCGAAGACATGGCTCTGGCGGCCGGCGCGGATGGGTTTTTGTCCAAGCCGCTAAAATCAATGTCACATTTTCAAAAATCCATTCTGGAACGCCTGCCAGAGGACCGGCGGCCCAGCGGGCTTCATGCCGTGCGCGATGAAATCATTCGCCCGGACCCTTTGGCTTATCAGGACGACATGGCCCATATCGCCGATGTGCTCGCAGGTCCCAACGATCACAGTACATTGGACTACGCCGCACAGTTCCTGCACGGCGTCGCGCGCGAGGCAAATGACAGGCCCTTGGCGGAAGCAGCGCGAAAGCTGGCATTGTCACGCGCGAACGGGACGCCGATCATGGCGCAGGCGGCGCAGGTTGCCGGGATGGTGCAGAACCGACTGGAACAGCGAGAGGCGATTTGAAATGGTGACAGCGTATTTCATCACTGCAACCCTTTTGTGCATCTGGCTGTACCGCCAAACACGGCAGGCCGCGCGTTCCATCCGCGTCAACCGAACCGATCTGAAAGACCCGCTGGACTGACACACGCTGCCTGCGTGAAAAATCCGCCCGCGATACGCGGGCGGTTTTCTTACTGGTCCTGAGGGATAATGCGAAGACCCAGCTCCATCAACTGATCCGAGGTCGGGTCCGAAGGTGCGTCCATCATCAGATCTTCGGCGCGCTGGTTCATCGGGAACATCATGACTTCGCGGATATTGGCCTCATCTGCCAGCAGCATCACGATCCGGTCGATACCAGCCGCGCATCCACCGTGTGGCGGGGCGCCGTAGTGGAAGGCATTGAACAGGGCACCAAAGCGGGATTTTACTTCATCCTCGCCATAGCCCGCCAGTTCAAAGGCCTTCAGCATGATTTCCGGCTTGTGGTTCCGGATCGCGCCTGAAACCAGCTCGTACCCGTTGCACGCCAGATCATACTGGTAGCCGCGCACATCCAGCGGGTTGCCCTGCAACGCCTCCATACCGCCCTGCGGCATCGAGAACGGGTTGTGCTCAAAGTCGATCGCGCCGGTTTCCTCGTCTTGCTCATAGATCGGGAAATCGACGATCCAGGCAAAGGCAAAACGGTCTTTTTCGGTCAGGTTCAATTCCTCACCGATCACGTCACGCGCCTTACCGGCAACCTTTTCAAAGGCTTTTGGCTTACCGCCCAGGAAGAAGGCTGCATCGCCGACACCCAGACCCAGTTGCTGACGGATTGCCTCGGTGCGCTCGGGGCCGATGTTCTTGGCCAGCGGACCTGCGGCGTCCATCCCCTCACCCTGATCGCGCCAGAAGATATAGCCCATGCCTGGCAGACCCTCTTTCTGGGCAAAGGCGTTCATGCGGTCGCAGAACTTGCGGCTGCCGCCGCCCGGCGCGGGGATCGCGCGGATCTCGGTGCCTTCCTGTTCAAGCAGCTTGGCGAAGATCGCGAAACCGGAACCGCGGAAATGCTCGGATACCACTTGCATCTTGATGGGGTTCCGCAGGTCCGGCTTGTCAGTGCCGTACCACAGCGCCGCGTCCTTGTAGGAAATCTGCGGCCACTCTTGGTCCACCTTACGACCACCGCCAAACTCTTCGAATACGCCAGTCAGAACCGGTTGGATGGTGTCGAACACGTCCTGCTGCTCGACAAAGGACATCTCGAGGTCGAGCTGGTAGAAATCGGTGGGCGAGCGGTCGGCCCGCGGGTCTTCGTCACGGAAGCACGGCGCAATCTGGAAATACTTGTCGAAGCCCGACACCATGATCAGCTGCTTGAACTGCTGCGGGGCTTGCGGCAACGCATAGAATTTGCCCGGATGCAGGCGCGAAGGCACCAGAAAGTCGCGCGCGCCTTCGGGTGACGAGGCGGTGATGATCGGCGTCTGATACTCGCGAAAGCCCTGATCCCACATCCGTTTGCGCATGGACGCAACCACGTCCGAGCGCAGGGTCATGTTCCGCTGCATCGCCTCGCGGCGCAGGTCCAGATAGCGATAGCGCAGGCGTGTTTCCTCGGGGTATTCCTGATCGCCGAAGACCATCAGCGGCAATTCGTCGGCGGCCCCCAGAACTTCCAGTTCGCGCACGTAAACCTCGATCTCGCCGGTGGGCAGTTTCGGGTTCACCAGATCCGGGTCACGGGCTTTGACGGTGCCGTCGATGCGGATACACCATTCGGACCGCACCTTTTCCAGCTCGGCAAAGGCGGCGCTGTCGCCGTCGCACAGGATCTGGGTTACGCCGAAATGGTCGCGAAGATCGATGAACAGCACGCCCCCATGATCTCGAACCCGATGCACCCAACCGGACAGGCGAACGGTTTCTCCAACATTGGCGGCGGTCAAGGCGGCGCAGGTGTGGCTGCGATAGGCGTGCATGGAATATCCCTTCGGGCGCAGAATTCGTCGCGCCGATACACCCTGTCAGCCCCGGAAAGTCAAGGCGGGTTGCCCCTTCAAAACGGCCTTTGCACATTGCCCGAGTAGAAATATACGCCCAGCCCCACCGCAAAAATGATATTGCCCGCAATTGCGTGCAGCAACACCGCATAGAAGAATGACCCACGCTGCCGGTAGGCCCATGTGAACAGCAGGCCGCCGGCGAATGTCATCAGTGCGACGATCCAGCTCCAGTACATCAGGTGCGCGAACGAGAATATGGCCGCGTTCAGCAGATTGGCCGCACGCCCATCCGGCAGGATCGCGTGATAGCGGCGAAAGAACAGAGGGCGGAACAGCAGCTCTTGCGGCAGCGCTGACAAAAGTGGGTAGCCGACCCAGATGAAGGCTAGCATTTCGGGGCGGTGCACAAGCAGGAAGAACGCGGCATCCGGGCGCGTGATCTGAATCAGACCAACACAAAAGGCAGTCACGATGGCAGAGAACAAAGCCACCTCGCGCAGGGTCCAGTTGGCCCAGTCATAACGAAGCTCGGCCCATTGAAACCCGGGCGTCCGGTGCAGCAGCACGATACCAAGTCCGGTCAGCGCAAACAGCGCCGGAAACATCCAGTTCGGAGGGAAAAGAACAGCGATCAGCAGCGGCAAGCCAATATAGAACAGGTTAAATTCCAGCCGCAGCCGTCGCAATGCAACCGGCGGTCCGATCATCATGCTGTTTTTTGTCACCCGTCTATCAGCTCCACCTCGATCAGTCCGCGCAGTGAATTTCCGATCCGCACAGTTTGCGCATTTTTCAGGTCGGTCAAGGTCAGCACGGCTTCGGTGACCGCTTTGTTTTCCAGCAGTTCTTCGCGCAGTATCCCCGGCAAGAGCCCACAGGACAAAGCGGGCGTCAGAACCCGGCCATCAGGCATTTCCAGAAACAGGTTCGTGATGGTGCCTTCACAAAGCTCATCCAGTTCATTCAGAAACAACAGTTCGTCCAATCCCTCGGGCAGCGTTGCGCGCGCGGAATCATAGAGCGCACGGCGCGTGGTCTTGTGACGCAACCACAGGTCATTCGAAGCCAGACGCTGATCCGACAGAGCGACGCGCCAGGTTCTGGGATTGTCCACCAGTTCGCCGGTCGACAGATCGAACGAGCCCGACACATCCAGCGTAAGGCGGCAACGCAGCGTGGTGTCACAAGCAGCGCTTTTCAGTCTGGTGGTCGCTTCATCGGGGTTGAAAGGAATCTCGAACACCCGCGCAGTACGGGCCATTCGCGCAAGATGGCGGTCCAGCCTGACAAAGCCCTGATCCGGGCGGAAGGCCAGTG
It encodes the following:
- the rimO gene encoding 30S ribosomal protein S12 methylthiotransferase RimO, whose protein sequence is MTTNPPNLRPDLAPSARITETPQSNQPTIGMVSLGCPKALVDSERILTRLRAEGYGISPDYAGADAVIVNTCGFLDSAKAESLDAIGEALVENGKVIVTGCLGAEPDYIREHHPRIMAVTGPHQYEQVLDAVHAAVPPDPDPFVDLLPASSVQLTPRHYSYLKISEGCNHKCKFCIIPDMRGKLASRPAHAVLREAEKLVQNGVRELLVISQDTSAYGLDRKYDINPWKDVDVRSHITDLARELGQLDAWVRLHYVYPYPHVRDLIPLMADAGCNVLPYLDIPFQHAHPDVLKRMARPAASARTLDEIKAWRAICPDITLRSTFIVGYPGETESEFQTLLDWMDEAQLERVGCFQYENVDGARSNDLPDHVPAEIKQERWDRFMEKAQAISEAKLRAKVGQTLEVIVDEVDHEAATCRTKADAPEIDGNLFIDEGFENLRPGDIVTVEVDEAGEYDLWGKPV
- a CDS encoding CDGSH iron-sulfur domain-containing protein; protein product: MSNAPIVAQKSPFPVEVVEGKTYFWCACGKSSRQPFCDGSHKGTGLEPVKYTAESSKKVFFCGCKHSSKPPLCDGTHNGL
- a CDS encoding DUF6455 family protein yields the protein MSQVALGEIEKHFWLTRSVSRCMGISMTEAMAEGRLSPEKYAELVTRCRAAGCDVQCEFWLARQQGTATTAPDFCPNAEILNGLKT
- a CDS encoding DUF6455 family protein; the protein is MTHLGEIMTHLRLVLRMGQATGTDLAAAYRKGHLKQEEWAEIVQQCRGCSWAKDCPEWLERREQVEQAPSTCPNRKYFAALKTKQVENA
- a CDS encoding DUF6455 family protein, coding for MPTHETLRLHAGLVDDMARMLDIDLEEAAIDGSVSVDQISDAVLRCTDCPNPDHCKSLLNDPGSARRTPEYCRNQELLHNLLP
- a CDS encoding YigZ family protein yields the protein MSRLTCLGVVLTDRGSKYAVSGAQVTTRAEIDAVLNDLKSDKSYAKATHNTWAATLPTGALKADDGESGAGMVILRMIERAGLKNHLIVVTRWYGGKKLGGDRFRRVQDATRAYLDHIGVQS
- a CDS encoding M48 family metallopeptidase; the protein is MHRWFVLLLSLLLAACGEGALRVQPAEEWLGDEPEAEPMVQTFREVSRAVGAEARRQCLKQTTGQNCDFRILVDLNPQASVNAFQTLDENKQPVIIFTRSMIESTQNADELAFVMGHEAAHHVLGHIARQSEIASASAAEFGRVAELRGGDAAAIEEAQKLGAQVGVQAYVKDFELEADQLGTIITYNAGYNPLVGARFFDRIPDPGDRFLGTHPPNAQRVQIVRETAEQLGLSQ
- a CDS encoding DUF167 domain-containing protein — translated: MAKPKLRDLPDLSAMAQAGAVFKLKVTPKAARDRVSVEDGQFKVSVTAPPENGKANRAVQLLLAECLGVAPSTLTLKQGQAARIKLFSYDP
- a CDS encoding nitroreductase family protein; this translates as MSLKNPAALEFLQSRRSRPAKTLVAPAPTREELLPLLTAAARSPDHGKLEPWRFIVLEKGAMPRLATLTEACGQRLNKSPEDIAKARSQFDMGHLAVAVIEVRKQSEKIPAIEQSYSAGAVCLALLNAALAAGWGANWLSGWQTHDREFCVDAFGLAENERVAGLIHIATEGATPPERPRPDVAALTEWVSE
- a CDS encoding EI24 domain-containing protein, translating into MIILNAFFSALGQTGDPRFRAVLLRGVGLTILLLVLACAGAIWLINWLSGSEISLPFVGAVPWLNDVLNYSGIVLVLILPVFLMVPVASAITSIFLDEVAQAVEDKHFPALPPARRIPASEALMDGLSFLGVLIVANLLALILYAIFTPLAPFIFWAMNGFLLGREYFTLAAMRRIGRDGARKLRAKHSKTIWVAGTLMAIPLSVPLVNLVIPILGAATFTHIYHALSGQKA
- a CDS encoding DUF1467 family protein, with the protein product MTITAALVLFAVIWFMTLLVVLPIRIKTQGDLGDIVPGTHAGAPEVHHMKRKMWITTGISVVLWAIIAGIILSGVISVRDFDWLNQLEPR
- the mce gene encoding methylmalonyl-CoA epimerase yields the protein MIGRLNHVAIAVPDLEAASEQYRNALGAKVGAPQDELDHGVTVVFIELPNTKIELLYPLGDDSPINGFLEKNPAGGIHHVCYEVEDIIAARDHLKATGARVLGSGEPKIGAHGKPVLFLHPKDFNGCLVELEQV
- a CDS encoding response regulator — protein: MDDSGLLATTTAAPTATRPLLGQTILVVEDSRYACDAIRLMCLHSGARIRRADCLKSARRHLQIYRPSVILVDMGLPDGSGADLIAELAEATPRISVIMGLSGDDGSEDMALAAGADGFLSKPLKSMSHFQKSILERLPEDRRPSGLHAVRDEIIRPDPLAYQDDMAHIADVLAGPNDHSTLDYAAQFLHGVAREANDRPLAEAARKLALSRANGTPIMAQAAQVAGMVQNRLEQREAI
- the aspS gene encoding aspartate--tRNA ligase encodes the protein MHAYRSHTCAALTAANVGETVRLSGWVHRVRDHGGVLFIDLRDHFGVTQILCDGDSAAFAELEKVRSEWCIRIDGTVKARDPDLVNPKLPTGEIEVYVRELEVLGAADELPLMVFGDQEYPEETRLRYRYLDLRREAMQRNMTLRSDVVASMRKRMWDQGFREYQTPIITASSPEGARDFLVPSRLHPGKFYALPQAPQQFKQLIMVSGFDKYFQIAPCFRDEDPRADRSPTDFYQLDLEMSFVEQQDVFDTIQPVLTGVFEEFGGGRKVDQEWPQISYKDAALWYGTDKPDLRNPIKMQVVSEHFRGSGFAIFAKLLEQEGTEIRAIPAPGGGSRKFCDRMNAFAQKEGLPGMGYIFWRDQGEGMDAAGPLAKNIGPERTEAIRQQLGLGVGDAAFFLGGKPKAFEKVAGKARDVIGEELNLTEKDRFAFAWIVDFPIYEQDEETGAIDFEHNPFSMPQGGMEALQGNPLDVRGYQYDLACNGYELVSGAIRNHKPEIMLKAFELAGYGEDEVKSRFGALFNAFHYGAPPHGGCAAGIDRIVMLLADEANIREVMMFPMNQRAEDLMMDAPSDPTSDQLMELGLRIIPQDQ
- a CDS encoding CPBP family intramembrane glutamic endopeptidase encodes the protein MMIGPPVALRRLRLEFNLFYIGLPLLIAVLFPPNWMFPALFALTGLGIVLLHRTPGFQWAELRYDWANWTLREVALFSAIVTAFCVGLIQITRPDAAFFLLVHRPEMLAFIWVGYPLLSALPQELLFRPLFFRRYHAILPDGRAANLLNAAIFSFAHLMYWSWIVALMTFAGGLLFTWAYRQRGSFFYAVLLHAIAGNIIFAVGLGVYFYSGNVQRPF
- a CDS encoding aminotransferase class IV family protein; this translates as MESPLRPPAEPDFSLIETLAFRPDQGFVRLDRHLARMARTARVFEIPFNPDEATTRLKSAACDTTLRCRLTLDVSGSFDLSTGELVDNPRTWRVALSDQRLASNDLWLRHKTTRRALYDSARATLPEGLDELLFLNELDELCEGTITNLFLEMPDGRVLTPALSCGLLPGILREELLENKAVTEAVLTLTDLKNAQTVRIGNSLRGLIEVELIDG